GGGGTGACCGAGTTGCTGACCTCCACCGCCACGCCCGGACCGACCGCCGCCTGCAGGGCCTTGCGGACCGCGTCCGTGGACGGCTTGGAGACTCCCTTGAGGCTCTTCTCCACGGAAGCCTGGACCTTCCGCCGCGCTTGCTCGGCAGGGTTCGGCGTGGCGGCGGAGCCCGCGCCCGTCGTCGTCGCCGAGGAGTCCGGCGCCACCGGTCCAGGGGCCGGGGAACCGCACGCGCTCAGGAGGAGACCCAGGCTGACGGCTCCGGCCGCCAGGAGGCGGCGCGAACCACCGCGCCGCACGTCGGACCCTGACCTCGCACGGTGAAGTGCGGGCTCGCGGACGGACGTTTGCGGGGCGGGGGCGGAGGGCTTCATCAGGCGTTATTGTGCCATGCCGCCCCGTCAGGATGCCGGGACCCCGCCTCCCCTGGCCCGGATACCCCCTCAGCCGGAGCGCTCAGGCCGCCTCCGAAAAGCGGCCGGTCTCGCCGTCATCGTGCACCACACCGAGGGGTCCGTCCTTCTGCCCCTCGCCGTCGTCGCCGCGTGGCGCGTCGGCCGGCCGATCGTCCAGGAACTCGCCCGTGTCCGGATCCACGCGCCGCCCCTCGACCAGGAGCACTTCCTCGCGTGCCGCCTGAGTTCCGGCCTCGGGCTCGCGGCTCGCAGGCTGCTGCGCGACGCTCCGCTGATAGTTCGCCGTCCCCCAGCTGAGGTCGTGGCCGATGCTCTCCGCATCGATCTGCGCGACGTTGTAGATCCTGCCGTCGCGTTCCCATTGCCGGAGCTTCAGGCGGCCCATGACCACCACACGCTGGCCCTTTTTGACGCTGCCCGCGATGTTCCCCGCCAACTGGCGATAGGCCTGGACCGTGAACCAGTTGGTGTCCCCGTCCACCCACTGCTGGGTGGCCCTGTCGTAGTGACGGTCCGTGGAGCCCAGGCGGAAGTTCGCCGTGTTGACGCCG
Above is a window of Arthrobacter sp. Y-9 DNA encoding:
- a CDS encoding single-stranded DNA-binding protein, whose protein sequence is MADIITVRGFVAGDVRPGTTNGGVNTANFRLGSTDRHYDRATQQWVDGDTNWFTVQAYRQLAGNIAGSVKKGQRVVVMGRLKLRQWERDGRIYNVAQIDAESIGHDLSWGTANYQRSVAQQPASREPEAGTQAAREEVLLVEGRRVDPDTGEFLDDRPADAPRGDDGEGQKDGPLGVVHDDGETGRFSEAA